The Desmonostoc muscorum LEGE 12446 genome includes a region encoding these proteins:
- a CDS encoding amino acid adenylation domain-containing protein codes for MMTEELPLSYAQQRLWFLDQLEPNSAIYNIPLALRLVGNLNRAALEQSFQEIIDRHEALRTNFITVDGKPCQIIQTQINWTVSVVECEHLPPSEQEIATQQLAQQQAIQPFDLAEGALIRATLIVLSKAEHILLLCMHHIVSDAWSLGVFVQELATLYNAYSQGEPSLRDATRTPLTPLPIQYADFGIWQREWLQGEVLQNQISYWQQQLKDAPALLSLPTDRPRPAVQTFAGAIQEFALSVELSNQLTQLSQKQGVTLFMTLLAAFDTLLYRYTGQLDILVGSAIANREHSEIEGLIGFFVNTLVLRTDLSGNPSFSELLSRVRQIALGAYAHQELPFEMLVEALQPERDLSHPPLFQVMFVLQNAPMSGVELAGLTISSLSAQSTIAKFDLTLSMHNSSAGLVGIWEYNTDLFDASTIERMSGHFVTLLSGIVANPIERISQLPLLSEKEQQQLLVEWNNTQADYPVDKCIHQLFEEQSLSTPDAIAVVFENQQLTYHQLNCRANYLAHYLQSLGIKPDTLVGICVERSIEMVVGLLGILKAGGAYVPLDPEYPTERLAFMLEDAQVSILLTQQRLIDRLPEHQAKLICLDEAWGQIAQNNQDNPISGVKAFHLANLIYTSGSTGKPKGVMVEHKGLCNLAQAQIQTFGLTSDSRVLQFASFSFDASISEILMALGSGATLYVGTKDSLLPGKPLIEQLSDRSITHITLPPSALAVMPGSELPTLQTIIVAGEACSSELIRQWSAGRNFFNAYGPTEASVCATIAKCTDDDDKISIGRAIANAQVYILDEYLQPVPIGVPGELHIGGTGLSRGYLNRPELTQEKFIPNPFGRSRGAWEQGSRGAEILPNSQSPLPLIPRGGPEFPSPRLYKTGDLARYLPDGNIEYLGRIDNQVKIRGFRIELGEIEELLNQHSDVQAVSVIAREDNPGDKRLVAYVVGHKQHPPTINQLRSFLSSQLPQYMIPHAFVMLESLPLTPNGKVDRRALKAPDSREGLEISFVAPRSPIEEILTQIWTQALKVDQVGIYDNFFELGGHSLLATQLVSRIRNIFKVELPLREFFARKTVAELAQVIGQLQQQNLELVSPPILPRAENAELPLSYAQQRLWFLDQFEPNSAIYNIPMALRLVGTLNQVALEQSLYEIINRHEALRTNFVIVDGKPSQLIQTQTNWTVSVVDLKHLSTTEQEIATQQLAQQQANQPFDLANQALVRATLIVLSETEHVLSVCMHHIVSDAWSMGVFIQELAALYNAYSQGEPSPLTPLPIQYADFGIWQRNWLQGEVLQTQISYWQQQLKAAPALLSLPTDRPRGSVQTFAGGHQEFALSVELSNKLTKLSQEQGVTLFMTLLAAFDTLLYRYTGTEDILVGSPIANRNCSEIEGLIGFFVNTLVLRTDLSGDRSFNELLGRVRLMAMDAYAHQDLPFEMLVEVLQPERDLSHTPLFQVMFALQNVPMSEIELADLTISSLPVESATAKFDLFLSIQNTVNGLVGVWEYNTDLFDASTIERMTGHFVTLLESIITNPEQRISQLPLLSQTEQQKLLLEWNDTQADYPLDLCIHQLFEQQCLSTPNAVAVVFQDQQLTYQQLNCRANQLAHYLKSLGVSADVLVGICVERSIEMVVGLLGILKAGGAYVPLDPNYPQERLAFMLEDAQVSVLLTQQSLLDRLPQHQAKLVCLDTDTQLISQSSQDNLISGVQATNLAYVIYTSGSTGQPKGVAMNQLALCNLILWQLQNNTISTGAKTLQFAPISFDVSFQEIFTTWCSGGTLFLIGEELRRDTSALLGFLQQKAVERLFVPFVALQQLAEIAVGSELVNSHLREIITAGEQLQITPAISQWLSKLNDCTLHNHYGPSESHVIITFTLADPVEAWPLLPPIGRPIANTQIYILDKYLQPVPVGVAGELHIGGVSLARGYLNRRELTQEKFIPNPFKRSRGAEILPNFQSLAPSPRLYKTGDLARYLPDGNIEYLGRIDNQVKVRGFRIELGEVEAVLSQHGDVEGCCIIAREDTPGDKRLVAYVVAHQHCTPTINELRQFLKAKLPDYMVPSAFVMLESMPLTPSGKVDRRALPAPDLHSSNSDKYVAPRNQVELELTQIWSRILKVDKVGVKDNFFDLGGHSLLTPYLMAQIKKQFGKDIAIASLYQNPTIEQLATIVPFDSDSKSGSPLVALQPHGSKPPLFCLPGAAGYPFYLYDLARCLGSDQPFYSFQAIAPGEGGELITQVEDVAARYIQALLVVQPQGPYFLAGHSFGGKLAFEMAQQLLRKGHKVALVAILDTTAPFHQKNPSAFDLDNTKWLAELANTIEVVYGKKMDCSVDTLQSMVWEDQLKYVLERLKTADILPPDDEITQLNNMVQLLKANAVVNYVPQEVYPNKITLLRAKENIVKVDESNSEVSSEISQNLHWGWSKFSAEPVDIHFVPGNHVTMMNLPHVQVLAEKLEACIEKAQEVTGDGYEPERMSEKFFLYTPNPSRSP; via the coding sequence ATGATGACTGAAGAATTACCCCTATCTTATGCTCAACAGCGTTTGTGGTTTTTAGACCAGTTAGAGCCGAACAGTGCTATATACAACATCCCCTTAGCTTTGCGTCTAGTGGGAAATCTCAATCGGGCTGCTTTAGAACAAAGCTTTCAAGAAATTATCGATCGCCATGAAGCCTTACGCACTAATTTCATTACTGTTGATGGAAAACCTTGTCAAATCATTCAAACGCAAATTAATTGGACAGTTTCAGTTGTTGAGTGCGAACATCTGCCACCAAGCGAACAAGAAATCGCTACACAGCAATTAGCGCAACAACAAGCGATTCAGCCTTTTGACTTGGCAGAGGGAGCATTAATCAGGGCAACATTAATTGTGCTGTCTAAGGCAGAACACATATTGTTACTGTGTATGCACCATATTGTCTCTGATGCCTGGTCATTGGGTGTGTTTGTCCAAGAACTAGCAACACTGTACAACGCTTATTCTCAAGGTGAGCCGTCTCTACGAGACGCTACGCGAACACCTTTAACACCACTGCCGATTCAGTACGCAGATTTTGGTATCTGGCAAAGAGAGTGGTTGCAAGGAGAGGTACTGCAAAATCAAATCTCGTACTGGCAACAACAACTAAAAGATGCACCAGCCTTGTTGTCCCTACCCACAGACCGACCAAGACCTGCTGTGCAGACTTTCGCTGGCGCAATTCAAGAGTTTGCACTCTCAGTTGAGTTAAGTAATCAGCTGACACAACTGAGCCAGAAACAAGGGGTGACTTTGTTCATGACACTTTTGGCAGCCTTTGATACCCTACTTTACCGCTACACAGGACAATTAGACATTTTGGTAGGGTCTGCGATCGCAAACCGCGAACACAGTGAAATTGAAGGGTTAATTGGCTTTTTTGTCAATACTTTAGTGTTGCGTACTGACTTATCAGGCAACCCCAGTTTTAGCGAGTTACTCTCTCGCGTTCGGCAAATAGCTCTAGGAGCTTATGCTCATCAAGAGTTGCCATTTGAAATGCTAGTTGAGGCATTACAACCAGAACGGGATCTCAGCCATCCACCACTATTCCAGGTGATGTTTGTCCTCCAAAATGCGCCCATGTCTGGAGTAGAGCTTGCTGGTTTAACTATCAGTTCATTGAGCGCCCAAAGCACAATTGCTAAGTTTGATTTAACTTTATCAATGCACAACTCAAGTGCTGGACTAGTGGGGATATGGGAATATAACACTGACTTATTTGATGCCAGCACAATTGAGCGTATGAGTGGGCATTTTGTGACATTGCTCTCAGGTATTGTTGCTAACCCTATTGAGCGGATTTCGCAATTGCCTTTGCTGTCAGAGAAAGAGCAACAGCAGTTATTAGTTGAATGGAACAATACTCAAGCAGATTATCCTGTTGATAAGTGTATTCATCAGTTGTTTGAGGAGCAATCTTTGAGTACCCCGGATGCTATAGCTGTAGTATTTGAAAATCAACAACTGACTTACCACCAATTGAATTGTCGCGCTAATTATTTAGCTCATTATTTACAGTCTTTGGGTATAAAACCAGATACGCTGGTGGGTATTTGTGTGGAACGCTCAATAGAAATGGTGGTGGGACTGTTGGGGATTCTCAAGGCAGGCGGAGCTTATGTACCACTTGATCCAGAGTATCCTACTGAGCGTTTGGCTTTCATGTTAGAAGATGCTCAAGTTTCTATACTGTTGACTCAACAGCGACTTATTGACAGACTTCCTGAGCATCAAGCCAAACTTATCTGTTTAGATGAAGCTTGGGGACAAATTGCCCAAAACAATCAAGATAACCCAATCAGTGGAGTCAAAGCTTTTCATCTAGCTAATCTGATTTACACTTCAGGATCTACAGGTAAACCTAAAGGTGTCATGGTTGAGCATAAGGGATTATGCAACCTAGCCCAAGCTCAGATTCAAACTTTTGGCTTGACTTCGGATAGCCGCGTTCTTCAGTTTGCCTCCTTCAGTTTTGATGCTTCCATCTCAGAAATTTTGATGGCTTTGGGTTCAGGTGCAACGCTGTATGTGGGAACAAAAGACTCTCTACTACCAGGGAAGCCATTAATTGAGCAATTAAGCGATCGCAGCATTACTCATATCACCCTACCACCATCGGCGTTAGCAGTTATGCCTGGGTCGGAACTGCCGACATTGCAAACAATAATTGTAGCGGGAGAAGCTTGTTCATCTGAATTAATCAGACAATGGTCTGCTGGCAGAAACTTCTTCAATGCCTACGGGCCAACAGAAGCTAGTGTCTGTGCCACAATCGCAAAATGCACTGATGACGACGATAAAATATCTATTGGTCGAGCGATCGCTAACGCCCAGGTTTATATTTTAGATGAATATCTGCAACCAGTACCGATTGGTGTACCAGGTGAATTGCACATTGGTGGTACTGGTTTATCACGAGGCTACCTTAATCGTCCAGAGTTGACACAAGAGAAATTCATACCCAATCCCTTCGGTCGAAGCAGGGGAGCATGGGAGCAGGGGAGCAGAGGAGCAGAAATTCTTCCTAATTCCCAATCCCCATTGCCCCTAATCCCCAGAGGGGGCCCCGAGTTCCCCAGTCCCCGACTTTATAAAACCGGAGATTTAGCACGTTATTTACCAGATGGCAACATTGAATACCTGGGACGCATCGACAATCAGGTAAAAATTCGGGGCTTCCGCATCGAGTTGGGAGAAATTGAAGAATTACTGAACCAACATAGCGATGTGCAGGCAGTTTCTGTTATTGCCCGCGAAGATAATCCCGGTGATAAACGCTTAGTTGCCTACGTGGTAGGACATAAACAACATCCACCTACAATTAACCAGTTAAGATCCTTCCTCTCTAGTCAACTGCCACAATACATGATACCTCATGCTTTTGTGATGCTAGAGTCTTTACCTCTGACTCCCAACGGCAAGGTAGACCGTCGCGCATTGAAAGCACCAGACTCTCGTGAGGGACTGGAAATAAGTTTTGTCGCCCCGCGTAGCCCAATTGAAGAAATACTGACGCAAATTTGGACACAAGCGCTGAAAGTAGACCAAGTGGGTATATATGATAACTTCTTTGAACTTGGGGGACACTCACTGCTAGCAACGCAACTAGTTTCACGTATCCGCAACATTTTCAAAGTGGAACTACCATTGCGTGAGTTCTTTGCCAGAAAAACAGTTGCCGAATTGGCGCAAGTGATTGGGCAATTACAGCAACAAAACTTAGAACTGGTTTCCCCACCCATCTTACCAAGGGCAGAGAATGCAGAATTACCACTGTCTTATGCTCAACAGCGTCTTTGGTTTTTAGACCAGTTCGAGCCAAACAGTGCCATATACAACATTCCTATGGCTTTGCGTCTAGTCGGAACACTTAATCAAGTTGCCTTAGAACAAAGCTTGTATGAAATCATTAATCGCCACGAAGCCTTACGCACCAACTTTGTGATAGTTGATGGAAAACCTTCTCAACTTATTCAAACACAAACGAATTGGACAGTTTCAGTTGTTGACTTGAAGCATTTATCAACAACTGAACAAGAAATTGCTACACAGCAATTAGCGCAACAACAAGCTAATCAACCGTTTGACTTAGCAAACCAAGCATTAGTTAGGGCAACATTAATTGTGCTGTCTGAGACAGAACACGTCTTGAGTGTATGTATGCACCATATTGTCTCTGATGCTTGGTCAATGGGTGTGTTTATCCAAGAATTAGCAGCACTATACAACGCTTATTCTCAAGGTGAGCCGTCACCTTTAACACCACTGCCGATTCAGTACGCGGATTTTGGCATCTGGCAAAGAAATTGGTTGCAAGGAGAGGTACTGCAAACTCAAATCTCGTACTGGCAACAACAACTAAAAGCTGCACCAGCCTTGTTGTCACTACCCACAGATCGGCCCAGAGGATCTGTGCAGACTTTCGCTGGTGGACATCAAGAGTTTGCACTCTCAGTTGAGTTAAGCAATAAGCTGACAAAACTGAGCCAGGAGCAAGGGGTTACTTTGTTCATGACGTTGTTGGCAGCGTTTGATACCCTACTTTACCGCTACACAGGTACGGAAGATATTTTGGTGGGTTCGCCAATTGCAAACCGTAATTGTAGTGAAATTGAAGGGTTAATTGGCTTTTTTGTCAATACTTTAGTGTTACGTACTGACTTATCAGGCGATCGCAGTTTTAACGAATTACTGGGTCGCGTTCGATTGATGGCAATGGATGCTTATGCTCATCAGGATTTACCTTTTGAAATGCTGGTAGAAGTATTGCAGCCAGAACGGGATCTCAGTCATACACCACTTTTCCAAGTCATGTTTGCCCTCCAGAATGTGCCTATGTCTGAGATAGAGCTTGCTGACTTAACTATCAGTTCTTTACCAGTAGAAAGCGCAACTGCCAAGTTTGATTTGTTTTTATCAATACAGAACACTGTTAATGGACTGGTGGGTGTATGGGAATATAACACTGACTTATTTGATGCCAGCACAATTGAACGGATGACTGGACATTTTGTGACATTGCTTGAAAGTATTATTACTAACCCAGAGCAGCGAATTTCTCAATTACCACTGCTGTCACAGACAGAGCAACAAAAGTTACTACTTGAATGGAACGACACTCAGGCGGATTATCCACTTGATTTGTGCATCCATCAGTTATTTGAGCAGCAGTGTTTAAGTACACCTAATGCTGTAGCTGTTGTGTTTCAAGATCAACAACTCACTTACCAGCAGTTAAACTGCCGTGCTAACCAGTTGGCGCACTACCTGAAGTCTTTGGGAGTGTCCGCAGATGTGCTGGTGGGTATTTGTGTAGAACGCTCAATAGAAATGGTGGTGGGATTGTTGGGCATTCTCAAGGCAGGTGGGGCTTATGTGCCACTTGATCCAAACTACCCTCAAGAGCGTTTGGCTTTCATGTTAGAAGATGCTCAAGTTTCAGTGTTGCTAACCCAGCAGTCACTCCTCGACAGACTGCCCCAGCATCAAGCAAAACTTGTTTGTTTGGATACTGACACTCAACTGATTTCTCAGTCGAGTCAGGACAATCTTATCTCTGGTGTACAAGCAACTAATTTAGCTTATGTAATTTATACCTCTGGTTCTACAGGTCAACCTAAAGGTGTAGCCATGAATCAGCTTGCTCTTTGCAATCTGATTCTGTGGCAACTGCAAAATAATACAATTTCTACTGGAGCAAAAACGCTGCAATTTGCTCCTATTAGTTTTGATGTCTCCTTCCAAGAAATCTTCACTACCTGGTGTTCTGGAGGCACATTATTCTTAATTGGGGAGGAATTGCGGCGAGATACATCAGCTTTGTTAGGTTTTCTCCAACAAAAAGCTGTTGAGAGACTATTTGTTCCCTTTGTTGCTTTACAGCAACTAGCTGAAATCGCTGTTGGGAGTGAATTAGTTAATAGTCATCTGAGGGAAATCATTACTGCTGGGGAACAGTTGCAGATTACTCCGGCGATTTCTCAATGGTTAAGCAAATTAAATGATTGTACTTTGCACAATCATTATGGGCCATCGGAGAGCCATGTAATCATCACTTTTACTTTGGCTGATCCAGTAGAGGCTTGGCCGCTACTGCCTCCGATTGGTCGTCCCATTGCGAACACGCAAATTTACATTTTAGATAAGTATCTACAGCCTGTACCCGTGGGTGTAGCAGGAGAATTGCACATTGGTGGTGTCTCTTTGGCGCGAGGCTATCTCAACCGAAGGGAGTTAACACAAGAAAAATTTATCCCTAATCCTTTTAAAAGAAGCAGGGGAGCAGAAATTCTTCCTAATTTCCAGTCCCTAGCCCCCAGTCCCCGGCTTTACAAAACAGGGGATTTAGCCCGCTATTTACCGGATGGCAACATTGAATACCTGGGACGCATTGACAATCAAGTTAAGGTGCGAGGCTTCCGCATTGAATTGGGAGAAGTTGAAGCAGTACTGAGCCAGCATGGAGATGTGGAGGGATGTTGTATCATCGCCCGCGAAGATACGCCGGGTGATAAACGCCTAGTTGCCTATGTGGTAGCACATCAGCACTGTACACCCACAATCAATGAACTGCGGCAATTCCTGAAAGCAAAGCTACCAGACTACATGGTGCCAAGCGCTTTTGTGATGTTGGAGTCAATGCCACTAACTCCTAGCGGCAAAGTAGACCGCCGTGCATTGCCTGCACCGGATTTACACAGCAGCAATTCAGATAAATATGTTGCTCCACGCAACCAAGTAGAACTGGAACTAACGCAAATCTGGTCAAGAATTTTGAAAGTTGACAAGGTGGGAGTAAAAGATAATTTCTTTGACCTTGGGGGTCACTCTCTTTTAACTCCTTACTTAATGGCTCAAATTAAAAAGCAGTTTGGTAAAGATATTGCGATCGCCAGCCTTTACCAAAATCCAACTATTGAACAATTGGCAACAATTGTACCATTCGATTCAGATTCTAAGAGTGGATCTCCCTTAGTAGCACTTCAGCCGCACGGTTCTAAGCCACCTTTGTTTTGTCTTCCAGGGGCTGCGGGCTATCCCTTTTACTTGTATGATTTAGCCCGTTGTCTGGGTTCAGACCAACCGTTTTACAGTTTCCAAGCAATTGCTCCTGGTGAAGGAGGAGAACTAATTACCCAAGTTGAGGATGTAGCCGCCCGTTATATTCAAGCACTCTTAGTTGTTCAACCGCAGGGGCCGTATTTTTTGGCAGGGCATTCTTTTGGCGGTAAATTAGCCTTTGAAATGGCGCAGCAGTTACTTCGTAAAGGTCACAAGGTTGCTTTAGTTGCCATTCTTGATACTACAGCACCGTTTCATCAGAAAAATCCATCAGCTTTTGATTTGGATAACACTAAATGGTTGGCTGAATTAGCAAACACAATCGAAGTTGTTTACGGCAAAAAGATGGATTGTTCTGTTGATACTCTTCAATCTATGGTTTGGGAAGATCAGCTGAAATACGTTCTAGAAAGGTTAAAAACTGCTGATATCTTACCTCCTGACGATGAAATTACGCAGCTTAATAATATGGTGCAACTGCTCAAAGCTAACGCTGTAGTGAATTATGTACCACAAGAGGTTTATCCAAACAAAATTACTCTCTTACGCGCCAAGGAGAATATCGTCAAGGTTGATGAATCTAATAGTGAAGTATCTTCTGAGATTTCGCAGAATTTGCATTGGGGCTGGAGCAAATTTTCTGCCGAACCAGTGGATATTCATTTTGTCCCAGGTAATCATGTGACGATGATGAATCTGCCCCACGTTCAGGTCTTAGCGGAAAAGTTGGAAGCTTGCATTGAGAAAGCACAAGAAGTTACAGGCGATGGATATGAACCTGAGAGGATGTCTGAAAAGTTTTTTTTGTATACACCTAACCCTTCGAGATCCCCCTAA
- the proC gene encoding pyrroline-5-carboxylate reductase, whose translation MLTDLQIAFIGGGTMGEIIVTRLLSTKIVPKPDLIIVSDPVSARCLHLEREYGVRTTTCNIEAVQGASIVILAVKPQVLAEVLAMLKGKISPDALVISIVSGASITSLCEGLNHSAVVRTMPNIAVQVGHGTTVWSASSSVTEIQRSHAQVILQALGKEFTTQNEHYLDMATALSSAGTGFVFLYIEAMIDAGVHMGLTRTQAEELTLHTIGGSVELMLQTHEHPAVLRNKVTSPGGVTAAGLYELEKGGMRTVISNAVLAALSRTQQLGNMS comes from the coding sequence ATGCTCACAGATTTACAAATTGCTTTTATCGGCGGTGGTACGATGGGCGAAATAATCGTTACTAGATTGTTATCAACAAAAATTGTTCCAAAACCCGATCTAATTATAGTCAGCGATCCAGTTTCTGCGCGATGCTTGCATTTAGAAAGGGAATATGGAGTACGTACTACAACCTGCAATATAGAAGCGGTGCAAGGCGCGTCTATTGTGATATTGGCGGTGAAACCGCAGGTTTTGGCAGAGGTTCTGGCTATGCTTAAGGGTAAAATTTCACCTGATGCTTTAGTAATTAGTATTGTGAGTGGAGCGAGTATTACATCTCTGTGCGAAGGGTTGAATCATTCTGCTGTTGTTCGTACAATGCCGAATATTGCAGTACAAGTTGGTCATGGGACTACGGTGTGGAGTGCATCGTCAAGTGTGACAGAAATACAGCGATCGCACGCTCAAGTCATTTTACAAGCATTAGGCAAGGAATTTACTACTCAAAATGAACATTACCTTGATATGGCAACGGCGTTGAGTAGCGCGGGAACCGGATTTGTGTTTCTGTACATCGAAGCGATGATTGATGCTGGGGTTCATATGGGTTTAACTCGGACACAAGCCGAAGAACTAACATTGCATACGATTGGTGGTAGTGTAGAACTGATGTTGCAGACTCATGAACATCCAGCAGTCTTACGAAACAAGGTAACTAGTCCTGGGGGAGTGACTGCTGCTGGTCTTTACGAGTTAGAAAAAGGTGGTATGCGAACTGTGATCTCTAATGCAGTGCTTGCTGCTTTGAGCCGCACTCAACAATTAGGTAATATGAGTTGA
- a CDS encoding zinc-binding dehydrogenase, with the protein MPLAAVMTAPNQPVEVQELPDPILEKGGIILETLYSEVCGTDVHLLHGRLEGVPYPIIPGHFSVGRVVETGGSVSDVNGKLIQPGAIATFLDVHETCYNCWYCLVAKASTRCPKRKVYGVTYSAKDGLLGGWSQLIYLKPGVKVLTLPEEVSPKQFIAGGCALPTALHAIDRAQIQIGDVVVVQGSGPVGLSVAILALLSGAGKVIVIDKFESRLVVAKSFGVDETLVIKADDPRQHIERVLELTNGHGADVTIEATGIPIAVKEGLNMTRNGGRYVIVGHYTNTGEILINPHLEINLKHIDIRGTWGIDFSHFYRMIELLKRHSDPSKNIAWSSIISRSYTLQEINQALADVEQGSVLKAVIQPNLS; encoded by the coding sequence ATGCCCTTAGCAGCTGTGATGACTGCACCTAATCAACCAGTTGAAGTCCAAGAATTACCAGACCCGATTCTGGAAAAGGGTGGAATTATTCTTGAAACCTTATATTCTGAGGTTTGTGGAACTGATGTACATTTACTACATGGGCGTTTAGAGGGAGTACCCTATCCCATCATCCCTGGACACTTCTCAGTTGGTCGTGTGGTGGAAACAGGTGGATCAGTTAGTGATGTCAATGGTAAATTAATTCAGCCTGGAGCGATCGCTACTTTTTTAGATGTCCACGAAACCTGTTACAACTGCTGGTATTGTCTAGTAGCCAAAGCATCCACTCGCTGTCCAAAACGCAAAGTTTATGGTGTCACCTACTCAGCCAAAGATGGGTTACTAGGTGGTTGGTCTCAACTGATTTACCTCAAACCAGGGGTGAAAGTTCTCACTCTACCCGAAGAAGTCTCACCAAAGCAATTCATTGCTGGCGGATGTGCTTTACCAACTGCACTACACGCTATCGACCGAGCGCAGATTCAAATTGGTGATGTTGTCGTGGTTCAGGGTTCTGGGCCTGTGGGTTTGAGTGTGGCAATTCTAGCTTTGCTCTCAGGTGCGGGTAAAGTGATTGTCATTGATAAATTTGAAAGCCGATTAGTAGTTGCCAAATCCTTCGGTGTCGATGAAACCTTAGTAATTAAGGCTGATGATCCACGACAACATATTGAGCGAGTTTTGGAATTGACAAACGGACACGGTGCTGATGTCACTATTGAAGCCACAGGTATTCCCATTGCTGTCAAAGAAGGCTTGAATATGACCAGAAATGGTGGCCGCTATGTTATTGTCGGGCATTACACAAACACGGGTGAGATTCTCATCAATCCCCACCTAGAAATTAATTTAAAACATATTGATATTCGCGGAACTTGGGGAATTGATTTCAGCCATTTTTACAGAATGATTGAATTACTAAAACGTCATAGTGATCCCAGTAAAAATATTGCTTGGTCAAGCATAATTAGCCGTTCATACACACTACAAGAGATTAATCAAGCGCTGGCAGATGTAGAGCAAGGCTCTGTATTAAAAGCTGTGATTCAGCCCAATTTATCTTAA
- a CDS encoding 2OG-Fe(II)-dependent halogenase WelO5 family protein yields MTATSNQIKSKIWDKKQEYPLTTESLKMLLENQIPLIRLKEFATPQECEMLVDQAQLFNFDCYQDVNPKIERIGITVFEYNRISKAAYFQAVERTTKLRDCIMAASFNPLERLMVKIRECTGATVRIASEPFYGGYYAGLIRKIEQGTQLHIDYAPLEQSEWEIGTVIYQLSWNLYLKCSPNNHGKTRIYDRQWQPGDDQYKLDSYGYGDTVIADADMIAFQPYVGDVFIFNTRNFHTVEPMDGQRVTFTSAMGLLPNGEIILWS; encoded by the coding sequence ATGACTGCTACCTCTAACCAGATTAAATCCAAGATTTGGGACAAAAAGCAAGAGTATCCTTTAACTACAGAGTCTTTAAAAATGCTCTTGGAAAACCAAATTCCTTTAATTCGGCTAAAAGAATTTGCTACACCCCAAGAGTGTGAAATGTTAGTTGATCAAGCTCAATTGTTCAACTTTGACTGCTATCAAGATGTGAATCCGAAGATTGAGCGAATTGGTATCACAGTGTTTGAATATAATCGCATTAGTAAAGCAGCTTATTTTCAAGCAGTAGAACGCACAACTAAATTAAGAGACTGCATTATGGCAGCCTCTTTCAATCCATTAGAACGCTTAATGGTGAAAATCCGAGAGTGTACAGGCGCGACTGTGCGAATTGCTTCGGAACCATTCTATGGTGGTTATTATGCAGGACTGATCAGAAAAATAGAGCAGGGTACTCAACTTCATATTGATTATGCCCCGTTAGAACAATCGGAATGGGAAATTGGTACAGTTATTTATCAACTTTCCTGGAATTTGTACTTGAAATGTTCTCCCAACAATCATGGCAAAACACGTATTTACGATCGCCAGTGGCAACCAGGAGATGACCAATATAAACTCGATTCCTACGGCTATGGTGATACAGTAATTGCAGATGCAGACATGATCGCCTTCCAACCTTATGTAGGAGATGTGTTCATTTTCAATACACGCAATTTTCACACTGTTGAACCGATGGATGGACAACGTGTAACTTTCACCTCTGCGATGGGATTACTTCCTAACGGTGAAATTATTTTGTGGTCTTGA